From Carettochelys insculpta isolate YL-2023 chromosome 3, ASM3395843v1, whole genome shotgun sequence, a single genomic window includes:
- the TTC32 gene encoding tetratricopeptide repeat protein 32 codes for MEQEPARATPDLLSAAHVQFREQRFQTAEELYTRFIAQCACSSDPPAATRECITRDLATAFNNRGQIKYLRVDFYEAMDDYTSAIQTQPDFEVPYYNRGLILYRLGYYDEALKDFKKVLALNPEFEDASLSLKQTLLDKEEKQRRTYEKSY; via the exons ATGGAGCAGGAACCGGCTCGCGCGACTCCGGACCTGCTGTCAGCCGCGCACGTGCAGTTCCGGGAGCAGCGGTTCCAGACTGCGGAAGAGCTCTACACCCGTTTCATCGCACAGTGCGCATGCTCCTCTGACCCCCCTGCCGCCACCAG GGAATGCATCACTCGTGATCTTGCTACAGCATTCAACAACAGGGGACAAATCAAATACCTGCGAGTTGACTTTTATGAAGCAATGGATGACTACACATCAGCCATACAAACCCAGCCTGATTTTGAAGTTCCATATTATAACAGAGGATTAATATTGTACAGGCTAG GATACTACGATGAGGCTTTGAAAGATTTCAAGAAAGTTCTGGCATTGAACCCTGAGTTTGAAGATGCTTCCTTGAGTCTAAAACAGACTCTTCTTgataaagaagaaaaacaaagaagGACATACGAAAAATCCTACTAG